A window of Hymenobacter aerilatus contains these coding sequences:
- a CDS encoding YbaB/EbfC family nucleoid-associated protein codes for MFDMMGMMGKVKELQEKMQQAQSELQYLTATAESGGGLVKATANGQRRLLKLEIDESLLTPQDRDMLADLVVAAVNKVMEEVGEQAKQELKSKTSGLLPNLPGLDLSNFGL; via the coding sequence ATGTTTGATATGATGGGCATGATGGGCAAAGTGAAAGAGCTGCAAGAGAAAATGCAGCAGGCCCAAAGCGAGTTGCAGTACCTGACCGCCACTGCCGAGTCGGGCGGCGGGCTGGTGAAGGCGACAGCCAACGGGCAGCGCCGGTTGCTGAAGCTGGAAATCGACGAGTCGCTGCTGACCCCGCAAGACCGCGATATGCTGGCCGACCTGGTGGTGGCTGCCGTGAACAAGGTGATGGAGGAGGTAGGCGAGCAGGCCAAGCAGGAATTGAAAAGTAAAACCTCGGGCTTGCTACCCAACCTGCCCGGCCTCGACCTGAGCAACTTTGGCCTCTGA
- a CDS encoding glycosyltransferase family 2 protein, whose amino-acid sequence MASDTTAAPGPCADVAVVILNWNGRRWLEQFLPTVLAHADGATVVVTDNASTDDSAALVTRFFPQVRLIQNAHNLGFCEGYNQALEELHATASFRYYVLLNSDVEVTPGWLPPLRALLEQQPKVAAVQPKIRQYSSDAATRQQFEYAGAGGGYLDRLGYPFCRGRLFDTLETDRGQYDDLRPVAWATGACLLVRATAWHAMSGLDTAYFAHMEEIDLCWRLWNAGHEVWYHGGSTVFHVGGGTLAKSNPHKTYLNFRNGLALVYKNSPSAELPGVLVQRFLLDWVAALRLLTQGQVADCRAVLRAHWYFVRHVRQWRQRRQQFPPRLRIDERPGVYRGSLVWAYFAKGKRAFPALTRKLFNKT is encoded by the coding sequence TTGGCCTCTGATACTACCGCCGCACCCGGCCCGTGCGCCGACGTGGCCGTGGTGATTCTGAATTGGAATGGGCGCCGCTGGCTGGAACAGTTTCTCCCCACCGTGCTGGCCCACGCCGACGGCGCTACGGTGGTGGTAACCGACAACGCCTCTACCGACGACTCGGCGGCCCTGGTGACGCGCTTTTTCCCGCAGGTTAGGCTTATCCAAAATGCTCATAACCTGGGCTTTTGCGAGGGCTACAACCAAGCGCTGGAGGAGCTGCACGCCACGGCCTCGTTTCGCTACTATGTGCTTCTAAACTCCGATGTGGAGGTGACGCCGGGCTGGCTGCCCCCACTACGCGCCCTGCTAGAGCAACAGCCTAAGGTAGCCGCCGTGCAGCCCAAAATCCGACAGTACAGCTCTGATGCCGCCACCCGGCAACAGTTTGAGTACGCGGGGGCCGGCGGCGGCTACCTCGACCGCCTGGGCTACCCCTTCTGTCGGGGCCGCCTGTTCGATACGCTCGAAACCGACCGTGGTCAGTACGACGACCTGCGCCCTGTGGCCTGGGCTACCGGCGCGTGCCTACTGGTGCGCGCCACAGCCTGGCATGCTATGAGTGGGTTGGATACAGCCTATTTTGCCCATATGGAGGAAATTGACCTGTGCTGGCGCCTCTGGAATGCCGGGCACGAGGTATGGTACCACGGCGGCAGCACCGTATTTCACGTAGGTGGCGGCACGCTGGCCAAATCCAACCCGCACAAAACCTACCTCAACTTCCGCAACGGCCTAGCACTGGTGTACAAAAACTCTCCGTCCGCCGAGCTACCAGGGGTGCTTGTGCAACGCTTTTTACTTGATTGGGTAGCCGCCCTGCGCCTGCTTACACAGGGCCAGGTAGCCGACTGCCGAGCCGTGCTACGGGCGCATTGGTATTTTGTGCGTCACGTGCGCCAGTGGCGGCAGCGACGCCAACAGTTTCCGCCCCGGCTACGCATCGACGAGCGTCCCGGTGTATATCGGGGTAGTTTGGTGTGGGCTTATTTCGCCAAGGGCAAGCGCGCGTTTCCGGCACTCACCAGAAAATTATTCAACAAAACGTAG
- a CDS encoding PAS domain-containing hybrid sensor histidine kinase/response regulator: MHTLLPPAPVECAAYVAAEQAGRLRAEEALAAAEARIVALEAQLVATTTQLDTLRAQARIPEQNISPILQTDAHGTLLWANAAGTALLRAHATLPQRLQTLAASALEQPLQKLMVGERHYLLVVDASTSNDSRVTYYLTDVTTILQAKQALVEQQLFYETILMEVPAGVVVFDVEHRYLFVNPAVEPDPVRRQQMLGRTSREVCQMRQRSEEVIEQREQAFAEAINNRRESVWEEQVIDQATGKPQHWLRRSWAIAGPDGTVRMIVSSGLNITERKEAEEAVARQREFYESILNLLPVDVAVFDNEHRFLFTNPSSISNAQVRQQILGMTSDEYFAFRGRSTELAQERKERFQEALETHADVLWEETMQTTTGPKRILRHLRPVISATGNLQMVVGSGIDITARYAAEERQRQAEARMREQEAFIRLIVDSLPSVIYVKNIRNEVVFRNAAFDEMAARSQHMLPADEQTAVVQQQLRQIYRLGQQVMLSQKSLTTEISLEMTSGEACILQTYMHPLPQSDKGSELLIVSTDITALKKAQQEAEDNARAKEAFLARMSHEIRTPLNGVLGMAALLEKTSLTSQQYEYLTTMQRAGQHLLALVNDVLDMAKITADHLELDQAAFSLEMLLEAAVETVAPLAAEKGLQLTVLPPNDRPVPRLLGDAYRLRQVVLNLLSNAIKFTERGSIQLGVAILADTGTAQTLRFWVADTGIGIDPERQEAIFGTFTQASAETSRRFGGTGLGLAISEQLVRYMGGTLILSSLPNQGTTFSFVLTLPLAEDAAATGQAAEQPATVGYPELHSVRVLLAEDNMVNQWLATVMLEHWGVLVYAVGNGLDALSQLQENDYDAAILDIQMPGLSGVEVTEAIRQCANKRRATVPVIALTANAFEADRVSYLAAGMDACLTKPFEEDDLCRLLVQLITSRSAEGAA; the protein is encoded by the coding sequence ATGCATACACTGTTACCACCCGCTCCTGTAGAGTGTGCTGCTTATGTTGCGGCCGAGCAGGCCGGTAGGCTGCGGGCTGAAGAAGCACTGGCCGCAGCCGAAGCCCGGATTGTGGCGCTCGAAGCACAACTGGTCGCTACTACCACCCAACTTGACACCCTACGTGCTCAGGCGCGCATTCCCGAACAAAATATTAGTCCCATTTTGCAAACGGATGCGCATGGAACACTGCTGTGGGCCAATGCAGCCGGAACCGCACTGTTGCGGGCTCATGCCACGCTGCCCCAACGCCTGCAAACGCTGGCTGCATCTGCGCTGGAGCAACCCTTGCAAAAACTGATGGTGGGGGAGCGGCATTATCTGCTGGTGGTGGATGCTTCTACCTCTAATGATAGCCGCGTCACATACTACCTAACCGACGTTACCACGATACTACAGGCCAAGCAGGCGCTGGTAGAGCAGCAGCTGTTCTACGAGACAATCCTGATGGAAGTGCCCGCAGGGGTAGTAGTATTTGATGTGGAACACCGCTATTTGTTTGTGAATCCTGCCGTGGAGCCGGATCCTGTGCGGCGGCAGCAGATGCTGGGCAGAACTTCCCGGGAGGTGTGCCAGATGCGGCAGCGGTCGGAGGAGGTTATTGAGCAGCGCGAGCAGGCCTTTGCCGAAGCTATAAACAACCGGCGCGAGTCGGTGTGGGAGGAGCAGGTGATTGATCAAGCCACTGGCAAGCCGCAGCACTGGTTGCGACGCAGTTGGGCCATTGCGGGGCCCGATGGAACCGTACGCATGATCGTCAGCTCGGGCCTGAACATCACGGAGCGGAAGGAAGCAGAGGAAGCTGTGGCACGGCAGCGGGAATTCTACGAGTCTATTCTGAACCTGCTACCCGTTGATGTGGCCGTATTCGACAATGAGCACCGCTTCCTGTTCACCAATCCCTCTTCCATCTCTAATGCGCAGGTGCGTCAGCAGATACTGGGTATGACCAGTGATGAGTACTTTGCGTTTCGGGGGCGCTCTACCGAGTTGGCGCAGGAGCGGAAAGAGCGTTTTCAGGAAGCGTTGGAAACGCATGCCGATGTGCTGTGGGAAGAAACCATGCAGACTACTACCGGTCCTAAACGGATTCTACGCCACTTACGCCCCGTCATCAGTGCCACGGGCAACCTGCAAATGGTAGTAGGGTCGGGTATTGATATCACGGCCCGGTATGCGGCCGAGGAACGACAGCGTCAGGCCGAGGCCCGTATGCGGGAGCAGGAAGCCTTTATCCGCTTGATTGTAGACTCGCTGCCTAGCGTGATTTACGTTAAGAATATCCGGAACGAAGTGGTATTTCGGAACGCCGCCTTTGATGAAATGGCAGCCCGCAGCCAGCATATGCTGCCGGCAGATGAGCAAACGGCCGTTGTGCAACAGCAGCTCCGGCAGATTTATCGGCTCGGGCAGCAGGTGATGCTGTCGCAGAAATCTCTAACGACAGAAATTTCGCTGGAAATGACCTCGGGCGAAGCGTGCATACTGCAAACCTACATGCACCCCTTGCCGCAATCCGACAAAGGGTCGGAATTGCTGATTGTCAGCACCGACATTACGGCGCTGAAAAAGGCGCAGCAGGAAGCAGAAGACAACGCCAGGGCAAAGGAAGCGTTTCTGGCCCGCATGAGTCACGAAATCAGAACGCCGTTGAATGGGGTGCTGGGCATGGCTGCGCTACTGGAAAAAACCTCACTCACCTCGCAGCAGTATGAGTACCTGACCACCATGCAGCGGGCAGGACAGCATTTGTTGGCACTGGTGAATGACGTACTGGATATGGCAAAGATTACGGCAGACCACCTGGAGCTTGATCAGGCAGCCTTCAGCCTGGAGATGTTGCTGGAAGCCGCCGTGGAAACGGTGGCTCCGCTGGCCGCCGAAAAAGGGCTGCAACTAACTGTGCTACCACCAAATGACAGGCCCGTTCCGCGGTTGCTCGGCGACGCCTACCGGCTGCGGCAGGTAGTACTCAATCTGCTTAGCAATGCCATCAAATTCACGGAGCGGGGTAGCATACAACTAGGAGTAGCCATACTGGCTGACACTGGCACAGCCCAGACGCTTCGTTTTTGGGTAGCAGACACGGGAATCGGTATTGACCCCGAGCGGCAAGAGGCTATTTTCGGCACCTTCACGCAGGCCAGCGCTGAGACCAGCCGCCGCTTTGGTGGTACCGGCCTGGGACTAGCCATCAGCGAGCAGCTGGTGCGCTATATGGGGGGCACACTGATACTGAGTAGCTTGCCCAACCAAGGCACTACGTTTTCTTTTGTGCTCACACTGCCCCTCGCCGAAGACGCAGCGGCTACCGGTCAGGCAGCCGAGCAGCCTGCTACGGTCGGCTACCCAGAGCTGCACAGTGTGCGCGTGCTGTTGGCCGAAGACAACATGGTGAACCAGTGGCTGGCCACCGTGATGCTGGAACACTGGGGCGTGCTGGTCTATGCCGTGGGCAATGGCCTCGATGCGCTGTCGCAGTTGCAGGAAAACGACTACGACGCGGCTATCCTCGATATTCAGATGCCGGGCCTGAGTGGCGTGGAGGTAACGGAGGCTATCCGGCAGTGTGCAAACAAGCGCCGGGCCACTGTGCCGGTTATTGCGCTGACGGCCAACGCCTTTGAGGCAGACCGGGTCAGCTATCTGGCTGCTGGTATGGATGCCTGCCTCACCAAACCCTTTGAGGAAGACGACCTCTGCCGGCTGTTGGTGCAGTTAATTACCAGTCGTTCGGCAGAGGGCGCCGCATAG
- a CDS encoding tetratricopeptide repeat protein, with the protein MLKVAQAGQQVRVAPSVLESNGENVLFEVTAKVPAQHLHKGAAYQLQFSYRYDNGLYQDTIGTLRFISGEYVYDDSVKNQLVIRRQLSFPYAARKSPGELVVQPVVRELKPGGKQLPGKSFVAARGIVTTDRLVVREDTAIALLPESVSNNMSGTRVLPFFFDAGQAKIRNYLGTNVAALEDFIEANQHTEKVMIAAGHSPDSLDRHDPRLADKRVRVLLDYYKHRVDTDSYLNSVKNIDFETQAYHRRWDLFLTKVQSSALKPAQIDSVVQLINDTPGSYAQKEQSLHQLSYFDYIEQYIYPVMRFGTVAVRYTAPKRYDSEIYLLSKKIVEKQTELDALTPEELRYSAQLTPLLAEKQRIYETSAAATGSWQSYHNLAVVLLQRAEKEPTDKVRRAYLRRAAVNFTLAAHRNPTAQQFFYVATAYHRANDRLEALQNYDYAIKLGGPRPLLEKVFADKAALEIEIGQLSDAYASLGYSGISYQNTMNRALIYLLKGNYPGAADIYQQALQMRPQSPLVHYCLAVVAARQHDEAAVGSLLRQAVQLDRSYANRAVVDLEFAEVAKSKAFLEAVR; encoded by the coding sequence ATGCTAAAGGTTGCACAGGCCGGACAGCAAGTGCGCGTGGCGCCGAGCGTATTAGAAAGCAACGGCGAAAATGTGTTGTTTGAAGTGACGGCGAAAGTACCCGCCCAGCACCTACACAAGGGCGCCGCCTATCAGTTGCAATTTTCTTACCGCTACGACAATGGCCTGTACCAGGACACAATAGGAACGCTACGCTTCATTTCGGGTGAGTACGTGTACGACGACTCTGTGAAAAACCAGCTGGTGATTCGGCGGCAGCTGTCGTTTCCGTATGCGGCGCGCAAGTCGCCGGGCGAGCTTGTGGTGCAGCCGGTGGTTCGTGAGCTGAAGCCGGGCGGCAAGCAGCTGCCGGGCAAATCCTTTGTGGCCGCCCGCGGCATCGTCACGACCGACCGCCTGGTGGTGCGCGAGGATACGGCTATTGCCCTCCTACCCGAATCGGTGAGCAACAACATGAGTGGCACGCGGGTGCTCCCGTTTTTCTTCGATGCGGGTCAAGCTAAAATCCGCAACTACTTGGGTACCAACGTGGCGGCGCTGGAAGATTTCATTGAGGCCAACCAGCACACCGAAAAGGTGATGATTGCCGCCGGCCACTCGCCCGACTCCCTCGACCGCCACGACCCGCGCCTGGCCGACAAGCGCGTGCGTGTATTATTAGACTACTACAAGCACCGCGTCGACACAGATTCCTACCTGAACTCGGTCAAGAATATCGACTTTGAAACTCAGGCCTACCACCGCCGGTGGGACCTGTTTCTGACCAAGGTGCAAAGCTCGGCCCTCAAGCCGGCGCAAATCGACTCGGTAGTACAGCTCATCAACGACACACCTGGCAGCTACGCCCAGAAGGAACAGAGCCTGCACCAGCTCAGCTACTTCGACTACATCGAGCAGTATATCTACCCGGTGATGCGCTTCGGCACAGTGGCCGTGCGCTATACTGCCCCCAAGCGCTACGACTCAGAAATCTACCTACTCTCCAAGAAAATTGTGGAGAAGCAAACCGAGTTGGATGCCCTCACGCCCGAAGAACTGCGCTACTCGGCTCAACTTACCCCCTTGCTGGCCGAAAAGCAGCGCATCTACGAAACGTCAGCGGCGGCTACGGGTAGTTGGCAGTCCTACCACAACCTGGCCGTAGTGCTGCTGCAACGCGCCGAGAAAGAGCCCACCGATAAAGTACGGCGGGCCTACCTCCGCCGGGCGGCCGTCAACTTCACGCTGGCGGCACACCGCAACCCCACGGCCCAGCAGTTTTTCTACGTAGCCACCGCCTACCACCGCGCCAACGACCGGCTAGAAGCTCTTCAAAACTACGACTACGCCATTAAATTGGGAGGACCGCGCCCCTTACTGGAAAAGGTTTTTGCCGATAAGGCAGCCCTGGAAATCGAAATCGGCCAGCTCAGCGACGCCTACGCCAGCCTGGGCTACTCTGGCATCTCCTACCAAAACACGATGAACCGGGCGCTCATCTACCTACTGAAAGGCAACTACCCCGGCGCCGCCGATATCTACCAGCAAGCGCTGCAGATGCGCCCCCAGTCCCCGCTGGTTCATTATTGTCTGGCTGTGGTAGCCGCCCGCCAACACGACGAAGCAGCAGTAGGCTCCCTGCTCCGCCAAGCCGTACAGCTGGACCGCAGCTATGCCAACCGCGCTGTGGTAGACTTGGAGTTTGCGGAGGTAGCCAAGTCGAAGGCGTTTTTGGAAGCGGTACGGTAG
- a CDS encoding DinB family protein, with protein MNYRLSTRLEQLERATERLLQSAEALGERAYQSPGSGKWSAAQVVQHLLVSETGINQYLEKKIQEAEGLQHAGLGHFLRSRLLRVLLRAPFLRFQTPAYLTAKTPITAPPLPELRQQWASVRRRLEQILNEYPEQLMRRAIFKHPRSGMLTIAQTLDFMVDHVLHHQKQIERIEKMVKL; from the coding sequence ATGAACTACCGCCTGAGCACCCGTCTGGAGCAGTTGGAACGTGCTACAGAACGCCTACTTCAGTCGGCGGAGGCGCTGGGCGAGCGGGCTTACCAATCGCCAGGATCGGGGAAGTGGTCTGCAGCGCAGGTAGTACAGCATTTGCTGGTGTCGGAGACGGGTATTAATCAGTACTTGGAGAAGAAAATCCAGGAGGCCGAAGGGTTGCAACACGCCGGACTTGGGCATTTCTTGCGCAGCCGGTTGCTGCGCGTGTTGCTACGAGCACCGTTTCTGCGCTTCCAAACGCCTGCCTACCTCACGGCTAAAACGCCCATCACGGCCCCACCCCTACCCGAGCTACGCCAGCAATGGGCCAGCGTGCGGCGACGACTGGAGCAAATTCTGAACGAATATCCAGAGCAGCTGATGCGGCGTGCCATCTTCAAACACCCGCGCTCAGGCATGCTCACCATCGCTCAAACGCTGGATTTTATGGTCGACCACGTGCTGCATCATCAAAAGCAGATAGAGCGGATTGAGAAAATGGTGAAGTTGTGA
- a CDS encoding pyruvate dehydrogenase complex E1 component subunit beta produces MRTIQFREALREAMTEEMRRDERVFLMGEEVAEYNGAYKVSQGMLDEFGPERVIDTPIAELGFAGIGVGAAANGLLPIIEFMTFNFSLVAIDQVINSAAKIYSMSGGQYSCPIVFRGPTGSAGMLSSQHSQNFENWFANTPGLKVVVPSDPYDAKGLLKSAIRDPNPVIFMESEQMYGDKGEVPEEEYLLPIGKAAVKREGKDVTLVSFGKMMKVAFGAAEELAKDGVDVEVIDLRSVRPIDYDTIIESVKKTHRLVIVEEAWPLASISADIAFMIQRRAFDHLDAPVERITCADVPLPYAPTLIEASLPNVSRAIKAIKSVMYAEK; encoded by the coding sequence ATGCGGACTATTCAATTCCGGGAAGCCCTGCGCGAAGCCATGACGGAGGAAATGCGGCGCGATGAGCGCGTGTTTCTGATGGGCGAAGAAGTTGCCGAATACAACGGCGCCTACAAAGTGAGCCAGGGTATGCTCGACGAGTTCGGCCCGGAGCGCGTGATTGATACGCCGATTGCCGAGCTGGGCTTTGCCGGTATCGGGGTAGGCGCGGCGGCCAACGGCCTGCTGCCCATCATCGAGTTCATGACCTTCAACTTCTCGCTGGTGGCCATCGACCAAGTGATTAACTCGGCTGCTAAAATTTACTCCATGTCGGGTGGGCAGTATTCCTGCCCCATCGTGTTCCGTGGGCCTACGGGTAGCGCGGGCATGCTGTCGTCGCAGCACTCCCAGAACTTTGAGAACTGGTTTGCCAACACGCCCGGTCTGAAAGTGGTAGTTCCTTCGGACCCCTATGACGCCAAAGGCCTGCTGAAATCGGCTATCCGCGACCCCAACCCCGTGATTTTCATGGAGTCGGAGCAGATGTACGGCGACAAAGGCGAAGTACCTGAAGAAGAGTACCTGCTGCCTATCGGCAAGGCTGCCGTGAAGCGCGAAGGCAAGGACGTGACGCTGGTGAGCTTTGGCAAAATGATGAAGGTAGCTTTCGGCGCTGCCGAAGAGTTGGCCAAAGATGGCGTAGATGTGGAGGTAATCGACCTGCGTTCGGTTCGTCCTATTGATTACGATACCATCATCGAATCGGTGAAGAAAACGCACCGCCTCGTGATTGTGGAAGAAGCCTGGCCCCTGGCCAGCATCAGCGCCGACATCGCCTTCATGATTCAGCGCCGCGCCTTCGACCATCTCGATGCTCCCGTGGAGCGCATCACCTGCGCCGACGTTCCCCTACCCTACGCCCCTACCCTCATTGAGGCTTCGCTGCCGAACGTGTCGCGGGCTATCAAGGCCATCAAATCCGTGATGTACGCGGAGAAATAG
- a CDS encoding TetR/AcrR family transcriptional regulator, translating into MTHSSDTEAPKRTTSRLAKEERRHQLLATALVIIREEGADRLTLGYLATRAGVSKPITYEHFATRVGLLTALYKLLDEQQLHVLQEALIYVQQNLRDTADVLATAYIHCSVDTGGEWHAVRAALAGSEEMGAVQQELLAGYVQLFSTTLAPHSSLAPVALHRCCVGLVGAGEALSVLMLSGQCSELEAATAFSSLIQGGLLLSPQR; encoded by the coding sequence ATGACTCACTCTTCGGATACTGAAGCCCCTAAGCGCACCACCAGCAGGCTGGCAAAGGAGGAGCGGCGACACCAATTGCTTGCTACCGCGCTTGTTATCATTCGGGAGGAAGGCGCTGACCGTTTAACATTAGGCTATTTAGCAACTCGGGCCGGCGTGTCGAAGCCTATTACATACGAACACTTTGCTACTCGTGTGGGGCTGTTGACCGCGCTCTATAAATTACTAGATGAGCAGCAGTTACACGTATTGCAAGAAGCGTTGATATATGTTCAGCAAAATCTGCGGGATACAGCAGATGTGCTCGCCACCGCCTACATCCACTGCTCTGTCGACACAGGGGGTGAATGGCACGCAGTAAGGGCAGCTTTGGCAGGCAGCGAAGAAATGGGGGCAGTGCAGCAGGAACTGCTAGCCGGTTACGTCCAGTTGTTTAGCACCACTCTGGCTCCTCATAGCTCCTTAGCCCCAGTTGCATTACATCGGTGCTGCGTGGGGCTAGTTGGTGCCGGCGAGGCCCTTTCGGTGCTGATGCTAAGCGGACAGTGTAGTGAGTTGGAAGCAGCCACTGCTTTTTCCTCCTTAATACAGGGCGGCCTCCTGCTTTCGCCTCAACGCTGA
- a CDS encoding T9SS type B sorting domain-containing protein, which produces MKLYQLFLCGLLSIVGLTAARAQCPTSPPSAQARFRFFDVETKQEITGRFLCVGKRVRIVDASTPRLVPGQVFYQWQTSVACRGFTDTTSFYTPTTAGPIVLTANINQNQAGGGSSGLLVAYPAFEVKTSPPPTFSLVSCTPGAVQVTVTDATYDRYTVQVGSGTAVAAARNTTITYPVPAGSPTTVTVAGYYTAATLCSNSATQPFTSPPLAQAARFQRLSLTGTTAQLTFAGLQAGYQYSLQLRDASAPGGYRTLTALSAAASSYSLPNAAVPGCYRLLQTDACQPSVTKLTSNELCTIGLTATAQNNQNLLTWATDQAGPFEVVREGQVVAQLPAGATRYTDAAVVCGTSYTYRVRTVGSSVSESGEARATAISTDAPPAPVLLATYTLRNQIELSVGSAAGSNVQYTYLRDASPLATTTARLLRDSTQATPATLAPACYTATVRDACGNTSPPSAAVCPVVLTAEATTAEGTIVRLTWTALGAPTPSAPVTYRLLTLAPDNTVLNARPVTLPTTLDQPAADQQVLRYRIEATGGGLPAPSYSNVATVPRRLQIVIPNAFSPNGDGQNDVFGVKGRFLGSFLLVVVDRSGQEVFRATDRSQTWDGRIGGRLPVPATYVWRFEATDATGQRTVDHGTVTILR; this is translated from the coding sequence GTGAAACTCTACCAACTCTTCCTGTGCGGCTTGCTGAGCATTGTTGGGCTGACGGCGGCGCGGGCACAATGTCCTACCTCGCCGCCCTCGGCGCAGGCGCGCTTTCGCTTTTTCGATGTCGAAACCAAGCAGGAAATCACCGGTCGGTTTCTGTGCGTGGGCAAACGTGTCCGGATTGTAGATGCCAGCACGCCGCGCTTGGTCCCGGGCCAGGTGTTTTACCAGTGGCAGACCAGCGTAGCGTGCCGGGGGTTCACGGATACCACTTCTTTTTACACCCCTACCACCGCCGGCCCGATTGTACTGACGGCTAACATCAACCAAAACCAAGCTGGCGGTGGCTCCTCGGGGCTGCTGGTAGCGTATCCGGCGTTTGAGGTGAAGACCTCACCCCCGCCTACCTTTTCGCTGGTGAGCTGCACGCCGGGCGCGGTGCAAGTCACCGTAACCGACGCTACCTACGACCGGTACACGGTGCAGGTAGGCAGCGGCACAGCGGTGGCGGCCGCCCGCAATACCACAATTACCTACCCTGTTCCGGCTGGCAGCCCTACTACTGTAACGGTGGCAGGCTACTACACAGCGGCTACCCTGTGCAGCAACTCGGCCACCCAGCCTTTCACGTCGCCCCCTCTGGCCCAGGCGGCCCGGTTTCAGCGGCTGAGCCTGACTGGTACTACGGCCCAGCTCACGTTTGCGGGGTTGCAGGCCGGGTATCAATACAGCTTGCAGCTGCGTGATGCAAGCGCACCCGGCGGCTACCGTACCCTCACGGCTCTTTCGGCGGCGGCTTCCTCCTACTCGCTCCCCAACGCGGCGGTACCGGGTTGCTACCGCCTGCTGCAAACGGACGCCTGCCAGCCCTCCGTTACCAAACTGACTTCCAATGAATTGTGCACAATTGGGCTGACGGCTACTGCCCAGAACAATCAGAATCTGCTCACCTGGGCCACCGACCAGGCCGGGCCTTTTGAGGTAGTGCGCGAGGGGCAGGTAGTGGCACAGCTACCCGCCGGCGCCACCCGCTACACCGATGCAGCCGTAGTATGCGGCACCAGCTACACCTACCGGGTCCGGACCGTTGGGAGCAGCGTATCCGAGTCGGGAGAAGCGCGCGCGACGGCCATTTCGACGGACGCACCGCCAGCACCGGTATTACTAGCAACGTACACGCTGCGCAACCAGATAGAGCTGTCGGTTGGTAGTGCTGCTGGGAGCAATGTGCAGTACACCTACCTACGCGATGCGTCGCCCCTGGCTACCACCACAGCCCGCCTATTGCGCGACTCTACCCAGGCCACACCGGCCACACTGGCACCAGCGTGCTACACGGCCACCGTGCGCGACGCCTGCGGTAACACCTCGCCTCCCAGCGCAGCCGTGTGCCCCGTGGTGCTGACGGCCGAGGCTACTACCGCCGAAGGCACCATCGTGCGCCTGACCTGGACGGCCCTCGGCGCCCCTACCCCTAGCGCGCCCGTTACCTACCGCCTGCTCACGCTGGCCCCCGACAATACGGTGCTCAACGCCCGCCCCGTGACCTTACCTACCACCCTCGACCAGCCCGCCGCCGACCAGCAGGTGCTGCGCTACCGGATAGAAGCCACGGGCGGTGGCTTGCCGGCACCCAGCTACTCCAACGTAGCCACCGTGCCCCGCCGGTTGCAAATAGTGATTCCTAACGCGTTTTCGCCCAACGGCGACGGCCAGAATGATGTATTCGGGGTGAAAGGACGCTTTTTGGGGAGTTTTCTGCTGGTAGTAGTCGACCGGAGCGGCCAGGAAGTGTTCCGGGCCACCGACCGTTCCCAGACCTGGGATGGCCGTATAGGCGGGCGCCTGCCCGTACCCGCCACCTACGTATGGCGCTTCGAAGCCACGGATGCCACCGGCCAGCGCACGGTGGACCACGGCACCGTCACGATTTTGCGCTAG
- a CDS encoding acyl-CoA thioesterase produces MPAYEKTYTALWADMDPNGHMRHSAYTDYAAHTRLEYLSEAGFTMKYFTEHQLGPILFREDTRFLREVRLGESITVSSEVAGLNADGSRWRIIHTIRKPDGVVAATVTVDGAWLDLQRRKLTVPPAELAAAMTAAARHESYQDIVKEAK; encoded by the coding sequence ATGCCCGCCTACGAAAAAACCTACACTGCCCTCTGGGCCGACATGGACCCCAACGGCCACATGCGCCACTCCGCCTACACTGATTACGCCGCCCATACCCGCCTGGAATATTTGTCCGAGGCCGGTTTTACGATGAAGTATTTCACCGAGCACCAGCTAGGACCGATTCTGTTTCGGGAAGACACGCGTTTTCTGCGCGAAGTACGCCTGGGTGAGTCCATTACCGTATCGTCGGAAGTGGCTGGCCTGAACGCCGATGGTTCGCGCTGGCGCATCATTCATACTATTCGCAAACCCGATGGCGTGGTAGCGGCCACCGTCACCGTAGATGGTGCTTGGTTGGATTTGCAGCGTCGTAAGCTCACCGTGCCGCCAGCCGAGCTAGCCGCTGCTATGACTGCCGCTGCCCGCCACGAGAGCTATCAGGATATTGTGAAAGAAGCGAAATAG
- a CDS encoding PspC domain-containing protein, whose product MRRITDFIEKQSFGVCNALGNRLGFSRSSVRLSFVYASFFTFGSPIVLYFVLAFWMNVRQAMRRQRYTVWDL is encoded by the coding sequence ATGAGGCGAATTACGGATTTCATCGAAAAGCAGAGCTTCGGCGTTTGCAATGCGCTGGGAAACCGCTTGGGCTTCTCCCGCAGCAGCGTGCGCTTGTCGTTTGTCTACGCGTCCTTTTTTACGTTTGGCTCGCCCATCGTGCTGTACTTCGTGCTGGCGTTCTGGATGAACGTGCGCCAGGCCATGCGTCGGCAGCGCTACACCGTATGGGATTTGTAA